Proteins co-encoded in one Helicoverpa zea isolate HzStark_Cry1AcR chromosome 30, ilHelZeax1.1, whole genome shotgun sequence genomic window:
- the LOC124644377 gene encoding zinc finger protein 62-like, which translates to MNTKTVEASKKKNQCPICSKVIIGSSFKFRSHMYQHKAVNSRFQCEYCSNEYFRKDVYEKHVRAHTGKRKMYICDHCERGFVEKRNLILHLKVHDEYYEPHKFQYKCIACGASFCEERLLKYHIRKKHFNFQENEPTFVQKELNETWVERVLESEVCVEITKVNNNIINIKKSLNSKEVTPKENDEKSRFKEYMFSVIASKEKSQYSKAICDYCKKEMLKKSLLAHIRERHLRIKKFSCEQCKQGFSRHYQLVDHICGKYKSRVTK; encoded by the coding sequence atgaatacaaAAACAGTAGAAGCGTCTAAAAAGAAGAACCAGTGTCCCATTTGCAGCAAAGTTATAATCGGAAGTTCCTTTAAATTCCGATCTCATATGTACCAGCATAAGGCTGTAAATTCACGATTTCAATGTGAATATTGTTCCAACGAATACTTCAGGAAGGACGTGTACGAAAAACATGTTAGAGCTCACACTGGGAAACGCAAAATGTACATATGTGACCACTGCGAGCGCGGTTTCGTTGAAAAACGCAATCTCATACTCCATTTAAAAGTGCACGATGAATATTACGAACCGCACAAGTTTCAGTACAAATGCATCGCTTGCGGCGCCAGTTTTTGCGAAGAAAGACTGCTGAAATAccatataagaaaaaaacattttaatttccaaGAAAATGAGCCGACTTTTGTGCAAAAAGAACTGAACGAGACATGGGTCGAGCGTGTTCTAGAATCTGAAGTTTGCGTCGAAATAACTAAAGTTAACAAcaatataattaacattaaaaagaGTTTGAATAGCAAAGAGGTTACACCTAAGGAGAATGATGAGAAGTCTAGATTTAAAGAGTATATGTTCTCGGTTATAGCGAGCAAAGAGAAATCTCAATATTCTAAAGCTATCTGTGATTATTGTAAAAAAGAGATGCTGAAAAAGAGTTTGCTAGCTCATATAAGAGAGAGGCATTTGAGAATCAAGAAATTCTCTTGTGAACAATGCAAGCAAGGGTTTAGCCGGCACTATCAATTGGTTGATCATATTTGTGGCAAGTATAAAAGCAGGGTGACTAAGtag